One window from the genome of Deltaproteobacteria bacterium encodes:
- a CDS encoding alanine--glyoxylate aminotransferase family protein, whose translation MPKYRLFAPGPTPVSEAASLAMARPIIHHRTKDFEKILEEVRAGLKWLFQTKNEVLLFASSGTGAMEGAVTNTLSKGDKALVIDGGKFGERWWKICKAYGIETDIIKVEWGKAVDPKEVEKKLKGGEFRALFVQASESSTGVYHPIEPLAKIVASLPNTLLVVDAISALGAMDLPMDRWKIDLLIAGSQKAMGLPPGLAFAALSDKAWGFVEKSNLPKFYFDFKKEKKSLETNQSAYTPAISLILGLQEVLKTMRLEGLEGMFARHARLAEATREGIGGIGLKLYAESPSNALTAVCSPEGIDGQKVYKILQEKYNMTIAGGQDEVKGKVFRIAHLGNFDDLDVVTVIAAVEWALADLGYKGELGRGVAQAMQVLKGNG comes from the coding sequence ATGCCCAAATATCGACTATTTGCACCGGGTCCGACACCGGTCTCCGAAGCGGCTTCTCTGGCGATGGCCCGGCCAATTATCCATCACCGAACCAAAGATTTTGAGAAGATCTTAGAAGAGGTCCGGGCGGGGCTGAAGTGGCTCTTCCAGACAAAAAATGAGGTGTTGCTCTTTGCCTCGTCTGGGACCGGGGCGATGGAGGGGGCGGTGACCAACACCCTTTCTAAGGGAGACAAGGCGCTGGTGATCGATGGCGGCAAATTTGGCGAACGTTGGTGGAAGATCTGCAAGGCGTACGGGATTGAGACCGACATTATTAAGGTAGAGTGGGGAAAAGCGGTTGATCCCAAAGAGGTGGAGAAAAAACTAAAGGGGGGTGAGTTCCGGGCTCTCTTTGTCCAGGCGTCTGAAAGTTCTACGGGTGTCTACCATCCGATCGAACCGTTGGCCAAGATTGTCGCCAGCCTTCCCAACACCCTGCTTGTTGTGGATGCGATCAGCGCCCTGGGAGCCATGGATCTGCCGATGGATCGCTGGAAGATCGATCTCCTGATTGCCGGTTCCCAGAAGGCGATGGGGCTCCCTCCGGGGCTTGCCTTTGCTGCCCTGTCAGACAAGGCGTGGGGTTTCGTTGAAAAAAGCAACCTCCCCAAATTCTATTTTGACTTTAAAAAGGAAAAAAAATCGCTGGAGACGAATCAGTCGGCCTACACACCGGCGATCAGTCTTATCCTTGGGTTGCAGGAAGTTTTGAAAACGATGCGTCTGGAGGGGCTGGAGGGGATGTTTGCCCGGCATGCCCGTTTGGCAGAAGCGACTCGGGAGGGGATAGGGGGGATCGGCCTCAAACTGTATGCGGAAAGTCCCTCCAATGCCTTGACCGCCGTTTGTTCCCCGGAAGGGATTGACGGACAAAAAGTTTATAAAATCTTGCAGGAAAAGTATAACATGACGATTGCCGGGGGGCAGGATGAGGTCAAGGGGAAGGTTTTCAGGATCGCCCATCTGGGGAATTTCGATGACCTGGATGTGGTGACCGTTATTGCGGCGGTAGAATGGGCCCTTGCCGATCTTGGGTATAAAGGGGAATTGGGGCGAGGGGTGGCGCAGGCGATGCAAGTTTTGAAAGGGAATGGGTGA
- a CDS encoding phosphoglycerate dehydrogenase produces the protein MVKVLVSDKLSPHGLEILKSAGLQVDFKTGLKPEELKKIISQYEALVIRSSSQVTADILEAADKLQVIGRAGIGVDNVDLPAASKKGIVVMNTPSGNAVTTAEHAIAMMFAVSRKIPQATASLRSGKWEKGKFMGSELCNKVLGIVGVGNIGKIVADRALGLKMRVVGYDPFLSEEAAQKLGIQLATLDDIFARADYITVHTPLNEKTKNLIGKGAFTKMKKGVYIINCARGGIVNEIDLMNAIKEGIVAGAALDVFEKEPPAPDHPLLQMEQVIFTPHLGAATDEAQENVAIEIAEQIADYFKTGTIRNAVNFPSISAEARAFLQPYISLAEKLGSLQGQLVEKLPSELLIEYRGDITGRSLSPVTIGFLKGLLSHMLSDVSVNYVNAPVIAQERGMKVIESKIREHADFANLMTVTLKSGQESFSVSGTIFGKTNPRIVRIDDFYLEAVPEGKILVIHNHDRPGVIGNIGTLLGQKKVNISRMQLGMEKGGSEAMALYNVEGNITPDVIVQIEKLPNIISVKVVDL, from the coding sequence ATGGTAAAAGTTTTAGTCAGCGACAAGTTATCACCCCATGGCCTCGAAATCCTTAAAAGCGCCGGCCTGCAGGTCGATTTCAAGACCGGACTTAAACCGGAAGAACTCAAAAAAATTATTTCACAATACGAGGCGCTGGTGATCCGGAGTAGCTCCCAGGTGACCGCCGACATCCTTGAAGCGGCGGATAAATTGCAAGTGATCGGCCGGGCCGGGATCGGGGTTGATAATGTGGACCTGCCGGCCGCTTCCAAAAAGGGGATTGTCGTGATGAACACCCCTTCCGGCAACGCCGTGACCACCGCCGAACATGCGATCGCGATGATGTTCGCTGTTTCCCGCAAGATCCCGCAGGCGACCGCCTCGCTCCGTTCCGGAAAGTGGGAAAAGGGAAAATTCATGGGGAGCGAGCTTTGCAATAAGGTTTTGGGGATCGTTGGTGTCGGGAATATTGGAAAAATTGTTGCCGACCGGGCCTTGGGGCTCAAGATGAGAGTGGTTGGCTACGACCCGTTTCTTTCTGAAGAAGCGGCGCAAAAACTTGGGATTCAACTGGCGACATTAGACGATATTTTTGCACGAGCCGATTACATCACTGTCCATACGCCGCTCAACGAAAAAACCAAGAACCTGATTGGCAAGGGTGCCTTCACCAAAATGAAAAAAGGGGTCTACATCATTAACTGTGCCCGGGGCGGCATTGTGAATGAGATCGACCTGATGAATGCGATCAAGGAGGGGATTGTGGCGGGGGCCGCCCTTGATGTCTTTGAAAAAGAGCCTCCGGCGCCGGATCATCCGCTCCTGCAGATGGAACAGGTGATCTTCACGCCTCACCTGGGTGCCGCCACCGATGAAGCTCAGGAAAATGTGGCCATTGAAATTGCCGAACAGATTGCCGACTATTTCAAGACCGGCACTATTCGAAATGCGGTCAACTTCCCCTCCATCAGTGCGGAGGCTAGGGCCTTCCTCCAGCCGTATATTTCCTTGGCCGAAAAACTGGGGAGTCTGCAAGGACAGCTGGTTGAAAAGCTCCCGAGTGAGCTCCTTATTGAATACCGTGGCGACATCACCGGACGGAGCTTAAGTCCCGTCACCATCGGTTTTTTGAAGGGGCTTCTCTCGCATATGCTCTCGGACGTTTCTGTGAACTATGTCAACGCCCCGGTCATCGCCCAGGAACGGGGAATGAAGGTCATTGAATCCAAGATCCGTGAACATGCCGACTTTGCCAACCTGATGACGGTGACTCTCAAAAGCGGTCAAGAGAGCTTTTCCGTCTCTGGCACCATTTTTGGAAAAACTAACCCCAGGATCGTCCGGATTGATGACTTTTATCTGGAGGCGGTGCCGGAAGGAAAGATTCTGGTCATCCATAATCATGACCGGCCAGGGGTCATCGGCAACATCGGAACACTCCTGGGGCAGAAAAAGGTCAACATCTCCCGGATGCAATTGGGGATGGAAAAAGGAGGGTCTGAGGCGATGGCCCTCTATAATGTGGAAGGGAACATAACCCCCGATGTCATTGTCCAGATTGAAAAACTGCCCAATATTATCTCTGTAAAGGTCGTGGATCTCTAA